In Oryza brachyantha chromosome 1, ObraRS2, whole genome shotgun sequence, the following are encoded in one genomic region:
- the LOC102722532 gene encoding NADP-dependent malic enzyme, chloroplastic produces the protein MMSARTAAASPATSTLWKRGGGGEGGSSGSGNGNVNGCTSCREVRRRAAAVRVRAAAPRRVEAVAMESAAETEKEEVSAAGGGAEDKYCEDTANEEVPVTPWAFSVASGYTLLRDPHHNKGLAFNEKERDAHYLRGLLPPAVVSQDLQVKKIMHNLRQYNVPLQRYMAMMDLQERNERLFYKLLIDNVEELLPVVYTPTVGEACQKYGSIFGRPQGLYVSLKDKGKVLDVLRNWPERNIQVIVVTDGERILGLGDLGCQGMGIPVGKLSLYTALGGVRPSACLPITIDVGTNNEQLLNDEFYIGLRQRRATGKEYHDLMDEFMNAVKQIYGEKVLIQFEDFANHNAFDLLAKYSKGHLVFNDDIQGTASVVLAGLLSSLKVVGGTLAEHTYLFLGAGEAGTGIAELIALEISKQTKAPLEECRKKVWLVDSKGLIVNSRKETLQSFKKPWAHEHEPVTTLLDAIQSIKPTVLIGTSGVGRTFTKEVVEAMASFNERPIIFSLSNPTSHSECTAEEAYNWSQGRAVFASGSPFDPVDYNGKIHVPGQANNAYIFPGFGLGVVISGAVRVHEDMLLAASEALADQATQENFEKGSIFPPFTNIRKISARIAASVAAKAYELGLATRLPQPRDLEKYAESCMYTPVYRSYR, from the exons atgATGTCcgcgcgcaccgccgccgcgtcccccGCCACCTCCACCCTG TGGAAgcgcggtggaggaggtgagggtggcagcagcggcagcggcaacgGGAACGTGAACGGATGCACGAGCTGCAGGGAGGTGCGGAGGAGGGCCGCGGCGGTGAGGGTGCGGGCGGCCGCGCCGAGGAGGGTGGAGGCGGTCGCGAtggagtcggcggcggagaccgagaaggaggaggtgtcggcggccggcggcggggcggaagACAAGTACTGCGAGGATACGGCCAACGAGGAGGTGCCCGTCACGCCCTGGGCCTTCTCCGTCGCGAG TGGGTACACCCTTCTGAGGGATCCACATCACAACAAGGGCCTTGCCTTTAATGAGAAGGAGCGGGATGCTCATTACTTACGTGGCCTTCTTCCTCCAGCAGTCGTATCTCAGGATCTTCAA GTAAAGAAGATCATGCATAACCTTCGCCAGTACAATGTCCCTTTGCAGCGTTACATGGCCATGATGGATCTCCAG GAGAGGAACGAGAGGCTCTTCTACAAGCTTTTAATTGATAATGTGGAGGAGCTGCTCCCTGTGGTCTACACACCAACAGTAGGTGAGGCCTGCCAGAAGTATGGGAGCATATTTGGACGGCCACAAGGTCTCTATGTCAGCTTGAAGGACAA GGGAAAGGTTCTTGATGTGCTAAGGAATTGGCCTGAGAGGAACATTCAAGTTATAGTTGTTACTGATGGTGAGCGCATTCTGGGGCTTGGAGATTTGGGTTGTCAG GGGATGGGTATTCCTGTTGGTAAACTTTCACTCTACACTGCCCTTGGAGGAGTTCGCCCGTCAGCT TGTTTACCTATCACAATTGATGTTGGCACAAACAATGAACAACTGTTAAATGATGAATTTTACATTGGGCTCCGCCAAAGACGTGCTACTGGCAAG GAGTACCATGATCTCATGGACGAATTTATGAATGCTGTTAAGCAAATCTATGGTGAGAAAGTTCTCATACAG TTTGAGGACTTCGCAAATCACAATGCATTTGATTTGCTTGCAAAGTATAGCAAGGGCCATCTTGTTTTCAATGATGATATCCAA GGAACTGCATCTGTGGTCCTTGCAGGTCTATTATCATCACTAAAGGTGGTCGGTGGAACCCTGGCAGAACACACGTATTTGTTCCTTGGTGCTGGTGAG GCTGGAACTGGTATTGCAGAACTCATTGCTCTTGAGATTTCGAAACAG ACAAAGGCTCCACTTGAGGAGTGCCGCAAGAAGGTTTGGCTGGTGGATTCGAAG GGGCTGATTGTTAACTCAAGAAAAGAAACCCTTCAGTCATTTAAGAAGCCTTGGGCACATGAGCATGAACCTGTAACGACATTGTTAGATGCTATCCAA TCCATCAAACCTACGGTGCTGATTGGAACCTCTGGAGTTGGCAGAACTTTTACTAAAGAAGTGGTTGAGGCCATGGCTTCCTTTAATGAG CGACCCATCATTTTCTCACTGTCAAACCCAACATCACACTCTGAGTGTACTGCTGAAGAAGCATACAACTGGAGCCAG GGTCGTGCAGTATTTGCCAGCGGCAGTCCATTTGATCCTGTGGACTACAATGGAAAGATCCATGTGCCAGGCCAG GCGAACAATGCCTACATTTTCCCTGGATTTGGCCTTGGCGTTGTCATCTCTGGCGCTGTCCGTGTCCATGAGGATATGCTTCTAGCTGCCT CGGAAGCACTAGCTGATCAGGCCACTCAGGAGAACTTCGAGAAGGGGTCGATCTTCCCGCCTTTCACAAACATCAGAAAGATCTCTGCTCGCATCGCCGCCAGCGTGGCCGCAAAAGCCTATGAACTTG GCCTGGCGACCCGACTGCCTCAACCCAGGGATCTGGAGAAATACGCAGAGAGCTGCATGTACACCCCCGTCTACCGCAGCTACCGGTAA